The following coding sequences are from one Ruminococcus flavefaciens AE3010 window:
- a CDS encoding ATP-binding cassette domain-containing protein gives MLASLTNVNKFYNGNQVLKNVSLSIDESDKIGLVGNNGCGKSTLLKILTGSVEPDRFTEKDGVISMAAKTTVGYLEQMGGLNTENTVIGEMRSVFAPIHRAIDRLREIELEIEMGDNSAADEYQQLSSWVEANDGYNTDVKIRMVLNGMGFSGEELERTVSGFSGGEKTRLCIARLLLEEPNLLILDEPTNHLDFKTIMWLEDYLRSYKGAVLIVSHDRYFLDRLCTSICEIERGVLTRYRGNYTAFVRQREENDARREKEYEIQQKQIAHMEEYVAKNLVRASTTKMAQSRRKQLEKIERVERPVHDTKHAKIRFTYAVEPPIDVLKVKGVDISVGEGTARKTLVDTLDFEVRRGEKVGIIGDNGIGKSTLLRIIQEQLPHKGIVRWNSNIKISYFEQESTNLNKELTVMEELHSRYPLLSDLEVRSLLAQVRLVGENVFKETGVISGGERAKLCFAIMMQEHGNVLILDEPTNHLDLSSKEAIEEALAEYTGTVVFVSHDRYLLSKIADRLIELTDGSYRLHNYGFNKYLDVLREEQAAERKALEAEKMQKAAEAAKERSAKTYRSKQQRSADAARKNEMRRLEKEIDDLQAQIDSLTEEIGREEVYSDYELMNRKCAEIEELKQRIDADFELLIELDQ, from the coding sequence ATGCTTGCAAGCTTAACGAATGTAAACAAGTTCTATAACGGAAATCAGGTGCTGAAAAACGTGTCCCTCTCCATTGACGAGAGCGACAAGATCGGCCTTGTTGGCAACAACGGCTGCGGTAAGTCCACGCTTCTGAAAATACTCACAGGCTCTGTGGAGCCCGACCGCTTCACTGAAAAGGACGGCGTCATTTCTATGGCTGCCAAGACCACGGTGGGCTATCTCGAGCAGATGGGCGGACTCAATACCGAGAATACCGTCATCGGCGAGATGAGAAGCGTATTTGCTCCTATCCACCGCGCTATCGACAGACTGCGCGAAATAGAGCTTGAAATAGAAATGGGCGATAATTCCGCTGCGGACGAGTACCAGCAGCTCTCCTCATGGGTGGAAGCCAACGACGGCTACAACACCGATGTGAAGATACGCATGGTACTGAACGGTATGGGCTTCTCGGGCGAGGAGCTGGAGCGTACCGTGTCCGGCTTCAGCGGCGGCGAAAAGACCCGTCTCTGCATTGCAAGGCTCCTTCTTGAAGAGCCCAATCTGCTCATTCTGGACGAGCCTACCAACCACCTTGATTTCAAGACGATAATGTGGCTTGAGGACTACCTCCGCTCCTACAAGGGCGCGGTGCTCATAGTGTCCCATGACCGATACTTCCTCGACAGGCTCTGCACCTCTATCTGCGAGATAGAGAGGGGAGTCCTTACCCGCTACAGAGGCAACTATACCGCCTTTGTCCGTCAGCGCGAGGAAAACGACGCACGCCGCGAAAAGGAATATGAGATACAGCAGAAGCAGATAGCTCATATGGAGGAATACGTTGCCAAGAACCTCGTCCGTGCGTCCACTACGAAAATGGCTCAGAGCCGAAGAAAACAGCTTGAAAAGATAGAACGTGTGGAACGTCCCGTCCACGATACAAAACACGCGAAGATACGCTTCACATACGCCGTTGAGCCGCCTATAGACGTGCTCAAGGTCAAGGGCGTGGACATCTCCGTAGGAGAGGGTACAGCACGTAAAACCCTTGTGGATACTCTTGATTTTGAAGTCCGCAGAGGCGAAAAAGTCGGTATCATCGGCGATAACGGCATCGGCAAATCCACGCTGCTTCGCATAATACAGGAGCAGCTCCCGCATAAAGGCATTGTCCGCTGGAACAGCAATATAAAGATCTCCTACTTTGAGCAGGAGAGCACCAACCTTAATAAAGAGCTCACAGTTATGGAGGAGCTCCACAGCCGCTACCCGCTGCTGTCGGACTTGGAGGTCCGCAGCCTGCTTGCACAGGTCCGCCTTGTAGGCGAGAACGTGTTCAAGGAGACAGGAGTCATCAGCGGCGGCGAACGCGCCAAGCTCTGCTTCGCTATAATGATGCAGGAGCACGGCAACGTACTTATTCTCGACGAGCCTACCAACCATCTCGACCTCAGCTCAAAAGAGGCTATCGAGGAGGCGTTGGCTGAATATACGGGTACGGTCGTATTTGTCAGCCATGACCGCTACCTTTTAAGCAAGATCGCTGACAGACTTATCGAGCTCACCGACGGAAGCTATAGACTTCATAACTATGGCTTCAATAAGTATCTCGATGTGCTCCGCGAGGAGCAGGCGGCGGAGAGAAAAGCTCTCGAAGCCGAAAAAATGCAGAAGGCTGCGGAAGCAGCCAAGGAAAGATCTGCAAAGACGTATCGCAGTAAGCAGCAGAGAAGTGCTGACGCTGCGAGAAAAAACGAAATGAGACGCCTTGAAAAGGAAATCGACGATCTGCAGGCACAGATAGACTCCCTCACCGAGGAGATCGGCAGAGAAGAGGTCTACAGCGATTACGAGCTTATGAATCGTAAATGCGCCGAGATCGAAGAGCTTAAACAGAGGATCGATGCGGATTTCGAGCTTCTGATTGAGCTTGACCAGTGA